One Gloeobacter morelensis MG652769 DNA window includes the following coding sequences:
- a CDS encoding O-antigen ligase family protein, with amino-acid sequence MQAALLNRPGGWIALAAFIAGCIVLGAALVKSPMLVGAAAVVAVGVLCLILKFEVTVIVLLVLRSSLDPFSSFGLTGALALLIDAVTVIYLLTRVLARKPIQGDWLWGVLALFIALMGFWPLAMAQGWLGHRADAAMLGYPTLGEDSLREWIRILSYAMIYGLAMQLKGRIAPERLLSLIMLSLVVPLTVAFLQMFANGALPPLMQTRMEGRVFGTVSHPDTFVLYLLLMMGLSWWRFRLTGHWRWLVLMAVLVIPYTGTKTLGGLGMAAVFLAVLLLPRLNAKTIIGGAIAVALVLGSFTASPAGQERLESLRQTPIFNGQLDVNSAVHLASVQNNSFVWRLAQWTYLINAWQRAPVLGHGLNTSTALSPFHNGAHNDYVRALAETGLVGLVLYLGLWAAVLTRLVGLWRASPRDSCARELRLVLIAVCAALLLGSLTNHLWETTTFYFYWWTAVAVAGWTFSEKTRHDPHPRPLSSAQ; translated from the coding sequence ATGCAAGCAGCCCTGCTCAACCGCCCTGGCGGCTGGATCGCCCTGGCGGCCTTTATCGCCGGATGCATCGTGCTCGGGGCCGCCCTGGTCAAATCCCCCATGCTGGTGGGGGCGGCCGCCGTGGTCGCCGTCGGTGTGCTCTGCCTCATCCTCAAGTTTGAGGTGACGGTGATTGTCCTGCTGGTGCTGCGCTCGAGCCTCGACCCATTCAGCAGCTTCGGGTTGACCGGGGCATTAGCGCTGCTGATCGACGCGGTGACGGTGATTTATCTGCTCACCCGTGTGCTCGCGCGCAAACCGATCCAGGGCGACTGGCTGTGGGGGGTGCTGGCACTGTTTATCGCCTTGATGGGCTTTTGGCCCCTCGCCATGGCCCAGGGCTGGCTCGGCCACCGCGCCGACGCGGCGATGCTGGGTTACCCGACTTTGGGCGAGGACAGTCTGCGCGAGTGGATCCGCATCCTCTCCTATGCGATGATCTACGGCCTGGCGATGCAGCTCAAAGGCCGCATCGCCCCGGAGCGGCTGTTGAGCCTGATCATGCTCTCGCTCGTCGTGCCGCTCACGGTCGCCTTTTTGCAGATGTTCGCCAACGGTGCCTTGCCGCCGCTGATGCAGACGCGCATGGAGGGCCGCGTCTTCGGCACCGTGAGCCATCCCGACACCTTCGTGCTCTATTTGCTTTTGATGATGGGGCTGTCGTGGTGGAGATTCCGGCTCACCGGCCACTGGCGCTGGCTGGTGTTGATGGCGGTGCTGGTCATCCCTTATACGGGCACCAAGACCCTCGGGGGCCTGGGTATGGCGGCGGTCTTTTTGGCGGTGCTGCTGCTGCCGCGCCTCAATGCCAAGACAATCATCGGCGGGGCCATCGCCGTGGCATTGGTGCTGGGCTCCTTCACCGCTTCCCCGGCGGGGCAGGAGCGCCTCGAATCGCTGCGCCAGACACCGATATTCAACGGCCAGCTCGATGTCAACAGCGCCGTGCACCTGGCGAGCGTCCAGAACAACTCGTTTGTCTGGCGTCTGGCCCAGTGGACCTATCTCATCAACGCCTGGCAGCGTGCCCCCGTGCTGGGCCACGGCCTGAACACCTCGACCGCGCTTTCACCATTTCACAACGGTGCCCACAACGACTATGTGCGCGCCCTGGCCGAGACGGGCCTGGTCGGACTGGTGCTCTACCTGGGGTTGTGGGCGGCGGTGCTGACGCGGTTGGTTGGGTTATGGCGGGCTTCGCCGCGCGACTCCTGCGCCCGGGAGCTTCGCCTGGTGCTCATCGCCGTCTGCGCGGCGCTGCTGCTTGGTAGCCTGACCAATCACCTGTGGGAAACGACGACTTTCTACTTCTACTGGTGGACAGCCGTGGCGGTCGCCGGCTGGACTTTTTCGGAGAAAACCCGACATGACCCGCATCCACGCCCTCTGTCTAGCGCGCAATGA
- a CDS encoding glycosyltransferase family 2 protein — translation MTRIHALCLARNEGDIIAQTLLHASRFCHRIYVWDNGSEDDTWEQVKRVESAVIVPYRREGSPFHFGLRAQMFADIRSSCQPGDWIFVLDADEFLAESPRRAIAAAEREGACQINTLQYNFIFTDTDLVLWKAGDDSRGLPVQQRRRYYRFSNIEQRLFRVDDALVWPTGVDAARPRGYAMPPKLKKCSRRLANCHYQYRDPEQMQLRLATRLAARAANRHNFQHYRNIDENFDWMRFVEPSADCHYYRGDGRFKITLAERARLFRRHFGHHTFFRFDFLA, via the coding sequence ATGACCCGCATCCACGCCCTCTGTCTAGCGCGCAATGAAGGCGATATCATCGCCCAGACCCTGCTCCACGCGAGCCGTTTCTGCCACCGCATCTACGTGTGGGATAACGGCAGCGAGGACGATACCTGGGAGCAGGTAAAACGCGTCGAATCGGCGGTGATTGTTCCCTATCGGCGCGAGGGCTCGCCCTTTCACTTCGGGCTGCGCGCCCAGATGTTCGCCGACATCCGGTCTAGCTGTCAGCCGGGCGATTGGATCTTCGTCCTCGATGCCGACGAGTTTCTGGCCGAAAGCCCCAGGCGGGCAATCGCCGCCGCCGAGCGCGAGGGCGCCTGCCAGATCAACACCCTGCAGTACAACTTCATCTTCACCGACACCGATCTGGTCCTCTGGAAAGCGGGCGACGACTCGCGCGGGCTGCCCGTCCAGCAGCGCCGCCGCTACTACCGCTTCTCCAATATCGAGCAGCGCCTGTTTCGCGTCGACGACGCCCTCGTCTGGCCAACCGGCGTCGATGCCGCACGCCCACGCGGCTATGCGATGCCGCCCAAACTCAAAAAATGCTCCCGCCGGCTCGCCAACTGCCACTACCAGTACCGCGATCCCGAACAGATGCAGTTGCGGCTTGCCACCCGCCTGGCGGCGCGCGCCGCCAACCGCCACAACTTTCAGCACTACCGCAACATCGACGAAAATTTTGACTGGATGCGCTTTGTCGAACCGAGTGCGGACTGCCACTACTACCGGGGCGACGGGCGCTTCAAGATTACCCTCGCCGAGCGCGCCAGGCTCTTTCGGCGCCATTTTGGTCACCACACCTTCTTCCGCTTTGACTTTTTGGCCTAA
- a CDS encoding glycosyltransferase, with product MVFPCVSETFIVEQASHLRRYHPTFVVARLLREVPFDNVKLTAASLWGWQERLFWLTRQAGGGARHEALRRLPLLHAHFGRDGVYALALAEAIDIPLVVTYHGFDATASPLALWFSRGLMNYQFLLHEPALQRRAAAIIAVSDFIHDRLLAKGCPPEKIIRHYIGIDTAKFTPAERPADERYILCVGRHAKRKGIDVLIEAFARIAARHPEVTLVQIGAGALTGELQALARRLGVAGRVRFLGAQPHARVLEWMRGAEIFSLPSRTSRSGDSEALGIVFNEASACAVPVVSTRHGGIPEAILDGETGLLAPEGDAVALAEKLDILLADRALGRRLGRRGREFVREQFDIHTQTAKLEAIYDRFAA from the coding sequence ATGGTCTTTCCGTGCGTCTCGGAGACTTTTATTGTCGAGCAGGCGAGCCATCTGCGCCGCTATCACCCCACCTTCGTGGTCGCCAGGCTGCTCCGGGAGGTGCCCTTCGACAACGTCAAGCTGACAGCGGCGAGCCTATGGGGATGGCAGGAGCGGCTTTTTTGGCTGACGCGCCAGGCAGGGGGGGGCGCGCGCCACGAGGCCCTCAGGCGCCTGCCGTTGCTGCACGCCCACTTTGGGCGCGACGGCGTCTACGCCCTGGCCCTCGCCGAGGCGATCGATATCCCGCTGGTGGTCACCTACCACGGCTTCGATGCCACCGCTTCGCCTTTGGCGCTGTGGTTCTCGCGCGGGCTGATGAACTACCAGTTTTTGCTGCACGAGCCGGCCTTGCAGCGCCGGGCCGCCGCGATCATCGCAGTCTCTGACTTTATCCACGACCGATTGCTCGCCAAAGGCTGCCCGCCCGAGAAGATCATCCGCCACTACATTGGCATCGACACTGCCAAGTTCACCCCAGCCGAGCGTCCGGCCGACGAACGCTATATCCTCTGCGTCGGCCGCCACGCTAAGCGCAAAGGGATCGACGTGCTCATCGAGGCGTTCGCCCGGATTGCCGCGCGCCATCCGGAGGTGACGCTGGTGCAGATTGGCGCCGGGGCGCTCACCGGCGAATTGCAGGCGCTCGCCCGGCGGCTGGGGGTTGCCGGACGGGTGCGCTTTTTGGGAGCCCAGCCCCACGCCCGGGTGCTCGAGTGGATGCGCGGGGCGGAAATCTTTTCGCTGCCCAGCCGCACCTCCCGAAGCGGCGACAGCGAAGCGCTGGGCATTGTCTTTAACGAAGCCTCCGCCTGTGCGGTGCCGGTCGTCTCCACCCGCCACGGCGGCATCCCGGAGGCGATTCTGGATGGCGAGACGGGCCTGCTTGCCCCCGAGGGGGACGCCGTTGCCCTCGCCGAAAAGCTGGATATTTTGCTCGCGGACCGCGCCCTCGGCCGACGCCTGGGTCGGCGGGGACGGGAGTTTGTGCGCGAACAGTTCGACATCCATACCCAGACCGCCAAGCTTGAAGCTATCTACGACCGGTTTGCCGCCTGA
- a CDS encoding ABC transporter ATP-binding protein — MVKFLPKLNLRRFETPRLLFRGVDRRPLYLGIGSMFLSSLFDGLTIALLIPFLKLVLGEIDTFTLPDLGWTASLNQWLQAQGKDTTVGLCTVVLVCSLCLKAYFFFAAKEQTTGYEEAATHALRRRLFTNYLYAPTRFYDTTKLGTVTNNLQMEVVYVGNTLGYASVCMISVLTLLAYIATLLVVSWKLTLVIVVLISVIAYAMSLYLRSLRKYGDRVIELGRVLSVRILETLSGIRVVKAFGTEKFEQERFSAFSNEYRTARMELRAKQHVVEPLTELATLGSGMLILAGAYVFLIQQGLLNTAELMLFMLVLIRSVPVTRRINNARGYILENLSAFAKVAEGLRLNEQFPLATGHLPFEGLTRAIRFRQVGFSYNGRSEVLRDFDLEVPQGQTVALVGASGAGKSTVASLLPRFYEVTSGSIEIDGLDIRELDPISLRHHIGIVSQDTYIFNATVFENIAYGLPEATPEQVREAALLANAHEFIQHLPEGYQTFVGDRGVQLSGGQRQRLSIARTLLRNPEILILDEATSALDSQSEALVQEAIERLRFNRTVIVIAHRLSTVRNADKIVVMEKGRIVEAGEHAQLLAQRGAYWSFHNLQTVAR, encoded by the coding sequence ATGGTGAAGTTCCTGCCCAAGTTGAACCTGCGCCGCTTCGAGACGCCGCGGCTGTTGTTTCGGGGAGTCGATCGCCGGCCTTTGTACTTGGGCATCGGCTCGATGTTCCTCTCTTCGCTGTTTGACGGGTTGACCATTGCGCTGTTGATCCCGTTTTTGAAGCTGGTGCTGGGGGAGATCGACACCTTCACCCTGCCGGATCTCGGTTGGACGGCATCTTTGAACCAGTGGCTGCAGGCACAGGGCAAAGACACGACCGTCGGCCTGTGCACCGTCGTCCTGGTATGTTCGCTGTGCCTGAAGGCCTACTTTTTCTTCGCCGCCAAGGAGCAAACCACCGGCTACGAAGAGGCGGCTACCCACGCGCTGCGCAGGCGGCTATTCACTAACTACCTCTACGCGCCGACCCGCTTTTACGACACGACCAAACTCGGCACCGTCACCAACAATTTGCAAATGGAGGTGGTCTATGTCGGCAACACGCTGGGCTATGCCTCGGTGTGCATGATCAGCGTCCTGACTCTGCTGGCCTATATCGCCACGCTGCTGGTCGTCTCCTGGAAGCTGACGCTGGTGATTGTAGTGTTGATCTCAGTCATTGCTTACGCGATGTCTTTGTACCTGCGCTCGCTGCGCAAGTACGGCGATCGGGTCATCGAACTCGGGCGCGTGCTGAGTGTGCGCATTCTTGAAACCCTCTCGGGTATCCGCGTCGTCAAGGCCTTCGGCACCGAAAAATTTGAACAGGAGCGCTTCTCGGCATTTTCCAACGAGTACCGCACCGCCCGTATGGAGCTGCGCGCCAAACAGCACGTCGTCGAACCGCTGACAGAACTGGCCACCCTCGGTAGCGGCATGCTCATCCTGGCGGGTGCCTACGTGTTTCTCATCCAGCAGGGCTTGCTCAATACGGCCGAATTGATGCTCTTTATGCTGGTGCTCATCCGCAGCGTGCCGGTCACCCGGCGCATCAACAACGCCCGCGGCTATATCCTGGAGAACCTTTCAGCCTTTGCCAAAGTGGCCGAGGGGCTGAGGCTCAACGAGCAGTTCCCGCTGGCCACGGGCCACCTCCCCTTTGAAGGGCTGACGCGGGCCATCCGTTTTCGCCAGGTGGGCTTCTCCTACAACGGCCGCTCCGAGGTCTTGCGCGACTTCGATCTCGAAGTGCCCCAGGGGCAGACCGTGGCGCTGGTGGGGGCTTCGGGGGCGGGCAAATCCACCGTCGCCTCCCTGTTGCCCCGCTTTTATGAGGTCACCAGCGGGTCCATCGAAATCGACGGGCTCGACATCCGCGAACTCGATCCCATCTCGCTTAGGCACCATATCGGCATTGTCAGCCAGGACACTTATATATTCAATGCGACCGTCTTCGAGAACATCGCCTACGGTCTGCCCGAAGCGACGCCGGAGCAAGTGCGCGAAGCGGCGCTGTTGGCCAACGCCCACGAATTTATCCAGCACCTGCCCGAGGGTTACCAGACTTTCGTGGGGGATCGGGGCGTGCAGTTGTCCGGCGGCCAGCGCCAGCGCCTGTCGATCGCCCGCACGCTGCTTCGCAATCCGGAAATCTTGATTCTCGATGAGGCGACCTCGGCTCTCGACTCGCAGTCGGAGGCGCTTGTGCAGGAAGCCATCGAGCGGCTGCGCTTCAATCGCACGGTGATCGTCATTGCCCACCGCCTCTCGACGGTCCGCAACGCCGACAAAATCGTCGTCATGGAAAAAGGCCGCATCGTCGAGGCGGGCGAGCACGCCCAATTGCTTGCCCAGCGGGGGGCCTACTGGTCCTTCCACAATCTGCAGACTGTCGCACGATAA
- a CDS encoding glycosyltransferase family 4 protein — protein sequence MRRPIWTIFYQFDPWGTSIGGIQTAIRACIRYAPEVFDLRLVGTAGDDRHPVGRWRDGELDGRQLRFLPLFVSGDDNVRRKIPTTLTYTAALLGKRIEGDFLHFHRLEPALAARGWSGEKTYFVHNDVRAQMLTSERKDALLWQRFPSGYFALERQILGDFDQILSCNSESTTFYRERYPRLAGRIHTFRYMLDTSLYHPPAAGEESAQSRALAAQMGLEPDTRFLLFAGRLHAQKDPLLLLRAVRELDEPGVHLLMAGAGELEAEIRHTVGELGLADRVSLLGPVPRERMAVLHRASTLVVLSSVYEGLPLVVLEALSSGKPVVSTASGDTPRILVSGSGLISRERTPTALADALRTVLHYPSAFPAERCLEAARPYQARTVVGELASEMLDRFQTRRTVGAA from the coding sequence ATGAGACGACCGATCTGGACCATTTTCTATCAGTTCGACCCGTGGGGTACCAGTATCGGCGGTATCCAGACCGCCATCCGCGCCTGCATCCGCTATGCCCCCGAAGTATTCGATCTGAGGCTGGTGGGGACCGCCGGCGACGATCGCCACCCGGTTGGTCGGTGGCGCGACGGCGAACTCGACGGGCGCCAGTTGCGGTTTTTGCCGCTGTTTGTGAGCGGTGACGACAACGTGCGCCGCAAGATCCCGACGACGCTCACCTACACCGCCGCCCTGCTGGGTAAGCGCATCGAAGGCGACTTTCTCCACTTTCATCGCCTGGAGCCGGCCCTCGCCGCCCGCGGCTGGAGCGGTGAAAAAACCTACTTCGTCCACAACGATGTGCGCGCCCAGATGCTCACCAGCGAGCGCAAGGACGCCTTACTGTGGCAGCGCTTTCCCAGCGGCTACTTCGCCCTTGAACGGCAGATCCTGGGGGATTTCGATCAGATCCTCTCGTGCAACAGCGAGTCGACGACGTTCTACCGCGAGCGCTACCCACGGCTGGCCGGGCGCATCCACACCTTCCGCTATATGCTCGACACTTCGCTGTACCACCCGCCGGCTGCCGGGGAGGAGTCGGCCCAAAGCAGGGCGCTGGCCGCCCAGATGGGCCTGGAGCCGGACACCCGCTTTTTGCTGTTCGCCGGCCGCCTGCATGCCCAAAAAGATCCGCTGCTGCTCTTGCGGGCGGTGCGGGAACTGGACGAACCCGGGGTGCATCTGCTGATGGCCGGGGCGGGGGAGTTGGAGGCGGAGATCCGCCACACCGTCGGCGAGTTGGGACTGGCAGACCGGGTGAGCTTGCTCGGGCCGGTGCCCCGCGAGCGCATGGCGGTTCTGCACCGCGCGAGCACGCTGGTGGTGCTCTCGAGCGTCTACGAGGGCCTGCCCCTGGTCGTGCTGGAGGCGCTTTCCTCCGGCAAGCCCGTGGTGAGCACCGCCAGCGGCGACACTCCGCGCATCCTCGTCTCCGGCAGCGGCCTGATTAGCCGGGAGCGCACCCCCACAGCCCTCGCCGATGCCCTGCGCACCGTGCTGCACTATCCGAGCGCCTTCCCGGCCGAGCGCTGTTTGGAGGCGGCTCGACCCTACCAGGCGCGCACCGTCGTCGGTGAACTGGCGAGCGAAATGCTTGACCGCTTTCAAACACGCCGCACCGTCGGCGCCGCCTAA
- a CDS encoding glycosyltransferase family 4 protein, translating into MKIAVIGSKGLPAAQGGIERHCEEIYSRLVRLGHAVDIYARATYTRPAAAGHYECQGVRVFPLPGVPLKGVDALWTSAVGTLFACLRRYDIVHFHAVGPALFSALPRWLSPARVVVTCHGLDWQRSKWSRAASALLHQGERNGVHFAHELIVVSQELQSYFAATYGRTPVYIPNAAASICESDPDFPFVASLDLCPGRYLLFVGRLVPEKRPDLLIEAFKALKPEGWQLVIVGGSSDTGAYAAELARLGGGGGVHFCGQLGGANLAEMIRGAGLFVLPSDLEGLPLVMLEAMQECVPVVASDLPVHQQLTYGGRGLLFAAGDAEACRNSLQWAIEHPQQLAAMARSARRYVRVHHDWDRIAEQTLQVYRTLLERVRPEPIRLSVQTDAPSGLNK; encoded by the coding sequence ATGAAAATCGCCGTCATCGGTTCGAAGGGCCTGCCCGCCGCCCAGGGCGGTATCGAGCGCCACTGCGAAGAGATTTACTCGCGGCTGGTGCGCCTTGGCCACGCGGTGGATATCTACGCCCGCGCCACTTACACCCGCCCGGCCGCCGCCGGCCACTACGAGTGCCAGGGGGTGCGGGTGTTTCCGCTGCCCGGGGTGCCCCTCAAAGGGGTCGATGCCCTGTGGACTTCGGCGGTGGGCACGCTGTTCGCTTGCCTGCGCCGCTACGACATCGTCCACTTCCACGCTGTCGGACCGGCGCTCTTTAGCGCTCTGCCCCGTTGGCTCTCACCGGCGCGGGTGGTGGTCACCTGCCACGGCCTCGACTGGCAGCGCTCCAAGTGGAGCCGCGCGGCGAGCGCTTTGTTGCACCAGGGGGAGCGCAACGGCGTGCACTTCGCCCACGAACTGATTGTCGTCTCCCAGGAACTGCAGTCGTACTTTGCCGCCACCTACGGCCGCACGCCGGTGTACATCCCCAATGCCGCCGCCAGCATCTGCGAGTCCGACCCGGATTTTCCGTTTGTCGCTTCGCTGGACCTGTGCCCGGGGCGCTACTTGCTGTTTGTAGGTCGGCTGGTGCCCGAGAAGCGGCCCGACCTGCTCATCGAAGCGTTCAAAGCGCTCAAGCCGGAGGGATGGCAGCTGGTGATCGTGGGCGGCAGCAGCGATACCGGCGCCTACGCCGCCGAACTGGCCCGCCTAGGCGGGGGCGGGGGTGTACATTTTTGCGGCCAGTTGGGGGGGGCGAATCTGGCGGAGATGATCCGCGGGGCGGGGCTTTTTGTGCTGCCTTCGGATCTGGAGGGGCTGCCGCTGGTGATGCTCGAAGCGATGCAGGAGTGCGTGCCCGTCGTCGCCAGCGACCTGCCGGTCCACCAGCAACTTACCTACGGCGGCCGGGGCCTGCTCTTTGCGGCCGGGGACGCCGAAGCCTGCCGCAACAGCCTGCAGTGGGCCATCGAGCACCCCCAGCAACTGGCGGCCATGGCCCGCAGCGCCCGGCGCTACGTGCGCGTCCACCACGACTGGGACCGCATCGCCGAGCAGACGCTGCAGGTTTACCGGACGCTGCTGGAGCGCGTCCGGCCGGAGCCGATCCGGCTGTCGGTCCAGACCGACGCGCCGTCCGGGCTCAACAAATAG
- a CDS encoding sulfotransferase family protein, translated as MAHTQTDSARTEAGVLPNLVIAGVMKAGTTSLHTYMAQHPEVCASSKKETCYFLPLRYDKPVAPIEQYHFNFKHYSGERYVMEATPGYFDGGRKVAQAVKDTLGHTRVIVVLREPVERLFSFYNFEKAMFFLEADIDFDRYIEACVAMPDEQVRIQTNHRFWGVRGGFYADYLQDWYDVFGDDLRVYFFDNLKCNPLALLGEIYTWLGIESVAPAALTVENKTVNYKNAFLHKAALQWNRKFERFLRSYPFLKDALRRVYFSFNGQPFEEHMSQAARARLQAIYAPYNQRLAAMLRHRGYTTLPDWLAPARAAHRQT; from the coding sequence ATGGCTCATACCCAAACTGACTCCGCGCGCACCGAGGCCGGTGTGCTTCCAAATCTGGTGATTGCCGGTGTGATGAAAGCCGGAACCACTTCGCTGCATACGTACATGGCCCAGCACCCTGAGGTGTGCGCTTCGAGCAAAAAGGAGACCTGCTACTTTCTGCCGCTGCGCTACGACAAACCCGTCGCTCCCATCGAGCAGTACCACTTCAACTTCAAGCACTACAGCGGCGAGCGCTACGTGATGGAGGCGACCCCCGGCTACTTCGACGGCGGGCGCAAGGTAGCCCAGGCCGTCAAGGACACCCTGGGACATACCCGGGTGATTGTCGTGTTGCGCGAGCCGGTGGAGCGATTGTTTTCGTTCTATAACTTCGAGAAGGCAATGTTTTTTCTCGAGGCCGATATCGATTTCGATCGCTATATCGAAGCGTGCGTGGCGATGCCCGACGAGCAGGTCCGTATCCAGACCAACCACAGGTTCTGGGGGGTGCGCGGCGGCTTTTACGCCGACTATCTGCAGGATTGGTACGACGTGTTCGGCGACGATTTGCGGGTCTACTTTTTTGACAATCTCAAATGCAACCCACTCGCACTTCTGGGTGAGATTTATACCTGGCTCGGCATCGAATCTGTTGCCCCTGCTGCGCTCACCGTCGAAAACAAAACTGTCAACTATAAAAATGCTTTCCTGCACAAAGCGGCGCTCCAGTGGAACCGCAAGTTCGAGCGATTTTTGCGATCCTATCCATTTCTCAAAGACGCCCTGCGCCGAGTGTACTTCAGCTTTAACGGCCAACCTTTTGAAGAACACATGTCGCAGGCGGCCCGCGCCCGTCTGCAGGCGATTTATGCCCCCTACAATCAGAGGTTGGCGGCTATGTTGAGGCATCGCGGCTACACTACTCTGCCCGATTGGCTTGCCCCCGCCAGAGCGGCGCACCGCCAAACATGA
- a CDS encoding glycosyltransferase family 2 protein, giving the protein MDQRRIPRVTIGVPVYNGADYLEQALESVINQTFTDLDIILLDNGSTDRTPEICRVYAERDKRIRLYRSDTNLGAAYSQSEVVRLSNSEYFKWAHHDDVCAPTLIERCVEVLDRQPGVVVCYASTCFIDAQGHPIKDDRVHFDCHSQHSHTRFRHVLHCFYRQSAFSNPLFGLMRTAALKQTRLIASYPSSDRVMLAELALYGEYYELPERLFFRRDHPQRSVLAHRTIREVDKWFNPNQKDRILPVNWVWLGEYLKSVHRARMNAFERLACYMHMCEWSLWNGKGLVRDLLTQVPQAALKKVAGLTGSLFG; this is encoded by the coding sequence ATGGATCAACGTCGCATCCCCCGAGTTACCATCGGCGTTCCAGTTTACAACGGCGCCGATTATCTTGAACAGGCCCTTGAATCGGTTATCAACCAGACTTTTACAGACCTCGATATTATCCTCCTGGACAACGGCTCCACCGACCGGACGCCGGAAATTTGCCGCGTTTACGCCGAACGTGACAAGCGCATCCGCCTCTACCGCAGTGACACCAATCTCGGAGCCGCCTACAGCCAGAGTGAAGTAGTCCGCCTTAGCAACAGCGAATACTTCAAATGGGCGCACCACGACGATGTCTGCGCTCCTACCCTCATCGAGCGCTGCGTGGAGGTGCTCGACCGCCAACCGGGCGTGGTTGTCTGCTACGCGAGCACCTGCTTCATCGACGCCCAGGGCCACCCGATCAAAGACGACCGGGTGCACTTCGACTGCCACTCACAGCACTCCCACACCCGTTTCCGGCATGTGTTGCACTGTTTCTACCGGCAATCGGCCTTCAGCAATCCGCTGTTCGGGCTGATGCGTACAGCGGCCCTCAAGCAGACCCGGCTGATTGCCAGCTATCCGTCTTCCGACCGGGTGATGCTTGCCGAACTGGCTCTGTACGGCGAATATTACGAGTTGCCCGAGCGGCTATTTTTCCGCCGGGATCATCCCCAGCGCTCCGTGCTCGCCCACCGCACCATCCGCGAGGTGGACAAGTGGTTCAATCCGAATCAGAAAGACCGCATCCTCCCGGTGAACTGGGTGTGGCTCGGGGAGTACCTCAAATCGGTGCACCGCGCCCGCATGAACGCCTTCGAACGGCTGGCCTGCTACATGCATATGTGCGAGTGGAGCCTCTGGAACGGTAAGGGGCTGGTGCGGGATTTGCTCACCCAGGTGCCGCAGGCCGCCTTGAAAAAAGTCGCAGGGCTCACCGGCTCGCTGTTTGGCTGA
- a CDS encoding glycosyltransferase family 2 protein, producing the protein MKSSADAVVTVLLFARDRPHFLPHTLRSVALQTERRWRLVLSDNSSDPACARTNAEMTRQFAEAHPHHEVVYIRRSGQLTIMEHFQAGLQEVETPFMAVHNDDDIWMPHHLGQALAWLEGGEDRGMTASDAVIIDADGHEKGQFLNWVLAPREDAWWQWIAIWLSTYPSHYGNWPGFVLRTPLIRQLPNIDNKLTDAAAIIWCALQGYRIKGFDVPSYYYRIHNLSVTKTGTHLLIEKHRLIIWLAKHHFLQLTRLYGPFPLLTVKAALALRIKYKRALA; encoded by the coding sequence GTGAAATCCTCTGCTGATGCGGTGGTCACCGTACTGCTATTTGCGCGCGACCGTCCGCACTTTCTGCCCCATACCCTGCGCTCGGTCGCACTGCAGACGGAGCGGCGCTGGCGGCTGGTGCTCTCGGACAACTCCAGCGATCCGGCCTGCGCCCGGACCAATGCCGAGATGACCCGCCAATTTGCCGAAGCCCACCCGCACCACGAGGTGGTCTACATCCGCCGCAGCGGCCAACTGACGATCATGGAGCACTTTCAGGCGGGACTGCAGGAGGTGGAGACGCCCTTCATGGCCGTCCACAACGACGACGACATCTGGATGCCCCACCACCTGGGGCAGGCGCTCGCCTGGCTCGAAGGCGGCGAGGACCGCGGCATGACTGCGAGCGATGCGGTGATCATCGACGCCGACGGTCACGAAAAAGGTCAATTTCTCAATTGGGTGCTCGCGCCCCGCGAGGACGCCTGGTGGCAATGGATCGCTATCTGGCTTTCCACTTACCCTTCCCACTACGGCAACTGGCCCGGCTTTGTGCTGCGCACACCGCTCATCCGGCAATTGCCCAATATCGACAACAAACTCACCGATGCGGCGGCGATCATCTGGTGCGCTCTGCAGGGCTACCGCATCAAAGGCTTCGATGTCCCTTCTTACTACTACCGGATCCACAACCTGTCGGTCACCAAGACCGGTACGCACCTGCTCATCGAAAAGCACCGGCTGATCATCTGGCTGGCCAAGCACCATTTCTTGCAGCTGACCCGTCTGTACGGTCCTTTCCCATTACTGACCGTCAAGGCCGCCCTCGCCTTGCGGATCAAGTACAAGCGCGCCCTTGCCTGA